In the Gemmatimonadaceae bacterium genome, CCGACGATCACGGTGGGCGCTGGCTACTGGACGGCGACGATCACGCACAGCATGCTGACCGGGCACACCTGCGCCATCGCCATCAACACCACGAACCCGCTGGTCACGAGCGCGGGCGAAGGCGAGCCGGTCTGTAACTGAGTCGCGCAACCCGCATGCACGAAGTGGGGCCGGGCGAATGATGCCCGGCCCCGCTTTGCGTTGGTCACGAGCGCCGAGCTAGAGGTCGACCGATTCGCCGAGCAGCGTCTCATTGCCGAGGAGCAGAGCGCCCAGCGTCTCGCCCGCCTCCACGACCTCGCGATCCGCCGGCACGACGAGCAGGGCGTTGGCCCGCGCCATGCTCGTGAGCAGTCCCGATCCCTGAGCCCCGGTGAGACGCGCGGCCAGCACGCCGTCGCCGTCCGGGTGTACCACCGCCCGCAGGAAATGCGTGAGGCCGGCGAGGGTCACGACCCGCTGGGTGAGGCGCACCGGCACGCGCTGCGCGAACACCCGCGCCACGCCCTGCAGACGGCGGAGCGCCGGCCGCGCGAATAGCTCGAACGTCACCATGCTCGAAACCGGATTCCCCGGCAGTCCGATCCACGGCGCACCGCGCCAGGTGCCGAAGCCCAATGGCGCTCCCGGCCGGATCTTGACACGCCAGAACCGCAGCTCGGCGCCCAGATCGGCCAGCACTCGCCGCGTGTGATCGAACTCCCCCACCGAGATGCCGCCCGATGTGAGCAGCAGATCGTGGGGCGGTGCCGCCGCGAGACAAGCGCGCAGCGCGGCCGGATCGTCGCGTACGAGCCCGAGTAGCACGGGCTCCCCGCCCGCCGTTCGCACGAGCGCCTCCAGGGTGTAGCTGTTCGACGTTACGATGCGCTCGCCGCGGCGCACCTCGTCGAACCGGTCCACGTCCACGAGTTCGTCGCCCGTGGCGAGAATGGCCACGCGCGGCCGGCGCGCGACGCGCACCGTGGCGCTGCCGACCGACGCGAGCACGCCAAGGTGTGCGGGGTCCAGCCGCGTGCCGCGGGCGACCGCCAGAGCGCCGGCGGCGAGGTCTTCGCCCCTCGGCCGGACGTTGCGCCCCACGTCGCGGTCGTCGCGAATCGTCACGCGCTCCACGCCCGCGTCGGTATCCTCCACGCGGACCACCGTATCGGCGCCCGGGGGCAATGGAGCGCCCGTCATGATGCGATATGCTTCCGCGGTTCCCAGGGGGCGATCGGCCCGCGCACCGGCGGCGATCGTCCCGATCACGGCCAGCGTCACCGGATGCGCCAACGAGGCGCCGCGCACGTCACCGGAGCGCACCGCATAGCCGTCCATCGACGAATTGTTCCATGGCGGTAGATCCAACGGCGACATCACATCGGCGGCGAGCACGCGACCCAAGGCGCGGCGCAGCGGCACGTCCTCCGCGTCGATTGTGTGGATGGCCGCGACGATCTCGGTGGCGGCCTGCGCGACGGTGTGCGCCATCTCAGCGCAGGCGCAGCGACGCGAGGCGCGCCGCGATGGAATCCTCCACAGCGAGCACCTGCGAGGGCGCCGCGGTGAAGTTGTTGCAGATGACGCTGAACACGAGCTGGTGACCGTCGGTGGTCGACGCGTAACCCGACAGCGACCGCACGTTGGCCAACGACCCCGTCTTCGCGTGCACGTTTCCGAAAGCGGCGGTGCCGCGCATCCGCGTCTCCAGCGTTCCGTCCACGCCCGCCACCGGCAGGGCCGCGTACCATGCATCGAACGCCGGCGAGGTGCGCATCGCGTCCAGGACGCGCACGATCGTTTCGGGCGACAGGTAGTCGTACCGCGACAACCCGCTCCCGTCGCGGAGCACGAATCCGTCGGGCGACGCCCCCCACGCTTCGAGCTGGGCCGTCTCGACGCGCACGCCGCTGTCAACCACGCCCGCGCCGGTCTGCACGAGCGCCAGCGTACGCAGCAGCATCTCGGCCATCTGATTCTGGGATGGTTTGAGCACGGCCGGGAGCATCCGCGCCAGCGGCACCGACTCGAGGCGCGCAAGCGTGTCAACGGACGCGGTGGAGTCCGTGGCCGCTCCGTCCACCGCGATCCCCCGGTCTTCGAGCGCCTCGCGCAGCGCCGCCAGGTACGCGGCGTCGGGACGTACCAGAGGCACGGCGAGCGACGCCGAATCGCCAGCCGCGAGCGTGCCGAGCAACTCCACGACGCCGGTTGCCGTGTCGGTCGCCGCGCGAAGGGGGGCGGCGTGGAGCTGCGCCGTATCGGACGCGGAGACG is a window encoding:
- the glp gene encoding gephyrin-like molybdotransferase Glp gives rise to the protein MAHTVAQAATEIVAAIHTIDAEDVPLRRALGRVLAADVMSPLDLPPWNNSSMDGYAVRSGDVRGASLAHPVTLAVIGTIAAGARADRPLGTAEAYRIMTGAPLPPGADTVVRVEDTDAGVERVTIRDDRDVGRNVRPRGEDLAAGALAVARGTRLDPAHLGVLASVGSATVRVARRPRVAILATGDELVDVDRFDEVRRGERIVTSNSYTLEALVRTAGGEPVLLGLVRDDPAALRACLAAAPPHDLLLTSGGISVGEFDHTRRVLADLGAELRFWRVKIRPGAPLGFGTWRGAPWIGLPGNPVSSMVTFELFARPALRRLQGVARVFAQRVPVRLTQRVVTLAGLTHFLRAVVHPDGDGVLAARLTGAQGSGLLTSMARANALLVVPADREVVEAGETLGALLLGNETLLGESVDL
- the dacB gene encoding D-alanyl-D-alanine carboxypeptidase/D-alanyl-D-alanine-endopeptidase, yielding MILPAAKLIRWACAVALAAPGTACAPAAGPPAPPPSPAPVAIASHHRAPGPWPDTRAELRQAVDSLVALPEFRNALWGVLVVDPESGDTLYSRNADKLFLPASNMKLVTTAVALTKLGADYRYVTTLAARGPLRDGVLHGDLLVYGRGDPTVSDSMSGDAMAPLRAMADSLYAAGVRHIAGRLLVGADAFPGPTLGFGWSWDDLGATYGAPVDELLFNDGFADVRVHAGPAPGDSVRAATAPANRYPILRVAVRTVSASDTAQLHAAPLRAATDTATGVVELLGTLAAGDSASLAVPLVRPDAAYLAALREALEDRGIAVDGAATDSTASVDTLARLESVPLARMLPAVLKPSQNQMAEMLLRTLALVQTGAGVVDSGVRVETAQLEAWGASPDGFVLRDGSGLSRYDYLSPETIVRVLDAMRTSPAFDAWYAALPVAGVDGTLETRMRGTAAFGNVHAKTGSLANVRSLSGYASTTDGHQLVFSVICNNFTAAPSQVLAVEDSIAARLASLRLR